A stretch of the Osmerus eperlanus chromosome 10, fOsmEpe2.1, whole genome shotgun sequence genome encodes the following:
- the dennd5a gene encoding DENN domain-containing protein 5A isoform X5, protein MTTGFSSNSCRFADYFVICGLDTESGLEPDELSALCQYIEATKFRDGARGNLASAEEGENFEQSPLRRTFKSKVLAHYPENVEWSPFDQDAVGMLCMPKGLSFRTQVDLREPQFHSFIITREDGSRTYGFALTFYEEVTSKQICSAMQTLYHMHNAEQYDILHTPASPRGLPPRPLAHPALHAAPAISRLQRFNSYDISRDTLYVSKCICLIAPMAFPQACRKILQQLHRAVSSPQPPPLPLESYVYNILYEVPLPPAGRSLKFSGVYGPVVCQRPSTTELPLFDFPVREVFELLGVENVLQLFTCALLEIQILLYSQHYQRLMTVAESITALMFPFQWQHVYVPILPASLLHFLDAPVPYMMGLHSNGQDDRTKLELPQEANLCFVDIDNHFIELPEDLPQFPNKLEFIQEISEVLMNFGVSPEGSLRCSEGPAKTKGFRSIDAVTDKRNGNLAGSPLNSYLLRENETIARLQALVKRTGVSLEKLDVKDDASGNKDPRAQCDEEELKMHQLNIQVREVFSNRFTQMFADYEVFVIQPSQDKESWFSNREQMQNFDKASFLSDQPEPYLPFLSRFLETQMFASFIDIKILCHDDEDKEHTLRVFDTRVDKIRMLNVRTPTLRTSMYQKCTGIDEADKHLKKRYEKVDFVAPEPHPIGLGSHNDEPKKAIEMRMMKIDHTALHPHLLDMKIGQGRYEQGFFPRLQADVLSTGPTSNKWAKRSAPAQWRRKDRQKQHAEHLYLDNDQREKYIQEARNLGTTIRQPKLSNLSPSVIAQTNWKFVEGLLKECRNKTKRMLVEKMGREAVELGHGEVSITGVEENTLIASLCDLLERIWSHGLQVKQGKSALWSHLLHYQESKEKKEVTPGCLGPLGLIHNTERRKSDAGSAMPPLKVSLIQDMRHIQNIGEIKTDVGKARAWVRLSMEKKLLSRHLKQLLSDHELTKKLYKRYAFLRCDDEKEQFLYHLLSFNAVDYFCFTNVFTTIMIPYHVLVIPSKKLGGSMFTANPWVCVSGELAETGVLQVPKNTLEITFECQNLGKLTTVQMGHDNSGLYAKWLVECVMVRNEITGHAYKFPCGRWLGKGVDDGSLERILVGELITPSTENDERMCRTPPMQQSPGMMRRFVTISPNSKPKLNTGQIQEGVGEAINGIVKHFHKPEKERGSLTLLLCGEYGLVWALEQVFQHGFKSPRLFKNVFIWDFLEKSQGYFESAEQREVTPDENWQTRVRHFCRFMRAINSTSRNIGKDGKFQMLVCLGARDHLLHHWIALLADCPITAQMYEDTALIKDHSLVNSLIRVLQTLQEFNITLEASLVKGVGV, encoded by the exons CTTTATGCCAGTATATAGAGGCTACTAAATTCAGAGATGGGGCCAGAGGGAACTTGGCGAGTGCGGAAGAAG GTGAGAATTTTGAGCAGAGTCCCCTGCGGAGAACCTTCAAATCCAAAGTTCTAGCGCACTACCCCGAGAACGTGGAGTGGAGTCCCTTTGACCAGGATGCCGTCGGCATG ctgtgtATGCCAAAAGGGCTGTCGTTCAGGACGCAGGTGGACCTGCGCGAGCCCCAGTTCCACTCCTTCATCATCACCCGGGAGGACGGCTCGCGCACCTACGGCTTCGCCCTCACCTTCTACGAGGAGGTGACCAGCAAGCAGATCTGCAGCGCCATGCAGACCCTCTACCACATGCACAACGCCGAGCAGTACGACATCCTGCACACCCCCGCCTCCCCGCGCGGCCTcccgccccgccccctcgcCCACCCCGCGCTGCACGCCGCGCCCGCCATCTCCCGCCTGCAGCGCTTCAACTCCTACGACATCAGCCGCGACACCCTCTACGTCTCCAAGTGCATCTGCCTGATCGCCCCCATGGCCTTCCCCCAGGCCTGCCGGAAGATCCTGCAGCAGCTCCACCGGGCCGTCTCCTCCCCGcagcccccgcccctccccctggaGAGCTACGTCTACAACATCCTGTACGAGGTGCCCCTGCCGCCCGCCGGACGCTCCCTCAAGTTCTCGGGCGTGTACGGCCCCGTGGTGTGCCAGCGGCCCAGCACCACGGAGCTGCCCCTCTTCGACTTCCCCGTCAGAGAGGTGTTCGAGCTGCTGGGCGTGGAGAACGTGCTGCAGCTGTTCACCTGCGCCCTTCTGGAGATCCAGATCCTGCTCTACTCCCAGC actACCAGAGGCTGATGACGGTGGCGGAGAGCATCACAGCCTTGATGTTCCCGTTCCAGTGGCAGCACGTGTACGTGCCCATCCTGCCCGCCTCGCTGCTGCACTTCCTGGACGCCCCCGTGCCTTACATGATGGGCCTGCACTCCAACGGCCAGGACGACCGCACCAAGCTGGAGCTGCCGCAGGAG GCCAACCTGTGTTTTGTGGACATTGACAACCACTTCATCGAGCTGCCCGAGGACCTGCCTCAGTTCCCCAACAAGCTGGAGTTCATCCAGGAGATCTCCGAGGTCCTCATGAACTTTGGGGTCTCTCCTGAAGGCAGCCTGCGCTGCAGCGAGGGCCCCGCCAAGACCAAAGGCTTCCGCTCCATCGACGCGGTGACCGACAAGCGCAACGGGAACCTGGCGGGTTCGCCCCTCAACTCCTACCTGCTGCGGGAGAACGAGACCATCGCCAGGCTGCAGGCCCTGGTGAAGAGGACTGGAGTCAGCCTGGAGAAG cTGGATGTGAAGGATGACGCCAGTGGGAACAAGGACCCGAGGGCCCAGTGTGacgaggaggagctgaagatgCACCAGCTCAACATCCAGGTGCGGGAGGTCTTCTCCAACCGCTTCACCCAGATGTTCGCCGACTACGAGGTGTTCGTCATCCAGCCCAGCCAGGACAAGGAGTCCTGGTTCAGCAACCGGGAGCAGATGCAGAACTTCGACAAG GCCTCCTTCCTGTCCGACCAGCCCGAGCCCTACCTGCCCTTCCTGTCCCGCTTTCTGGAGACCCAGATGTTCGCCTCCTTCATCGACATCAAGATCCTTTGCCACGACGACGAGGACAAGGAGCACACGCTGAGGGTGTTTGACACGCGCGTCGACAAGATCCGCATGCTGAACGTGCGCACGCCCACCTTGCGCACCTCCATGTACCAGAAGTGCACCGGCATCGACGAGGCTG ATAAACACCTTAAAAAGCGGTATGAGAAAGTCGATTTTGTCGCTCCTGAACCTCACCCCATTGGTCTAGGGAGCCACAATGACGAACCTA aGAAGGCCATTGAGATGCGTATGATGAAGATCGACCACAcggccctccacccccaccttctgGACATGAAGATCGGCCAGGGCCGCTACGAGCAGGGCTTCTTCCCCCGGCTGCAGGCTGACGTGCTCTCCACCGGCCCCACCAGCAACAA gtggGCTAAGCGGAGCGCCCCGGctcagtggaggaggaaggacagaCAGAAGCAGCACGCTGAACACTTGTACCTGGACAACGACCAGcgagag AAGTACATCCAGGAGGCCAGGAACCTGGGCACCACCATCAGGCAGCCCAAGCTGTCCAACCTCTCCCCCTCGGTCATCGCCCAGACCAACTGGAAGTTTGTGGAAGGCCTGCTGAAGGAGTGCAGGAACAAG accaaGCGTATGCTGGTGGAGAAGATGGGACGGGAGGCGGTGGAGCTGGGCCACGGCGAGGTGAGCATCACAGGTGTGGAGGAGAACACCCTCATCGCCAGCCTCTGTGACTTGCTGGAGAGGATCTGGAGCCACGGGCTGCAGGTCAAACAG GGTAAATCAGCCCTGTGGTCCCACCTGCTCCACTACCAGGAGagcaaggagaagaaggaggtcaCACCTGGGTGTCTGGGTCCCCTGG gTCTCATCCACAACACAGAGAGACGTAAATCGGACGCTGGCTCGGCCATGCCGCCCCTCAAGGTCTCCCTGATCCAGGATATGAG GCACATCCAGAACATCGGGGAGATCAAGACGGATGTGGGCAAGGCCAGGGCGTGGGTGCGCCTCTCCATGGAGAAGAAGCTGCTCTCCAGGCACCTCAAGCAGCTGCTGTCCGACCACGAGCTGACCAA GAAACTCTACAAGCGTTATGCTTTTCTGCGCTGCGACGACGAGAAAGAGCAgttcctctaccacctcctgtCCTTCAATGCCGTGGACTACTTCTGCTTCACCAATGTCTTCACCACCATCA TGATCCCCTATCATGTGCTGGTGATCCCCAGCAAGAAGCTAGGGGGGTCCATGTTCACAGCTaacccctgggtgtgtgtgtcgggggagcTGGCTGAAACTGGGGTGCTCCAGGTCCCCAAGAACACACTGGAGATCACCTTTGAG TGCCAGAATCTGGGCAAGCTGACTACAGTTCAGATGGGCCATGATAACTCAGGGCTGTACGCCAAGTGGCTGGTAGAGTGTGTCATGGTCCGAAATGAGATCACTGGCCATGCTTACAA ATTCCCCTGTGGCCGGTGGCTGGGTAAGGGGGTGGACGATGGCAGTTTGGAGAGGATCCTAGTGGGAGAGCTGATCACCCCCAGCACGGAGAACGACGAGCGCATGTGTCGCACCCCCCCCATGCAGCAGTCCCCCGGCATGATGAGGAGGTTTGTCACCATCTCACCAAACAGCAAACCAA AGTTgaacacaggtcaaatacagGAGGGGGTAGGCGAGGCCATCAATGGGATTGTGAAGCACTTCCACAAGCCAGAGAAGGAG AGGGGAAGTCTGACTCTTCTGCTATGTGGGGAATATGGCCTGGTCTGGGCTTTGGAGCAGGTGTTTCAGCATGGCTTCAAGTCACCACGCCTCTTCAAGAATGTCTTCATTTGGGACTTCTTAG AAAAATCCCAAGGGTACTTTGAGAGTGCAGAGCAGCGGGAGGTGACTCCAGATGAGAACTGGCAGACCCGAGTTCGTCATTTCTGTCGCTTTATGCGTGCCATCAACAGTACGTCCAGAAACATAGGCAAAGATGGAAAGTTCCAGATGCTTGTCTGCCTGGGTGCCAG GGACCATTTACTGCACCACTGGATCGCTCTGCTCGCCGACTGTCCAATCACAGCCCAGATGTATGAGGACACTGCTCTGATTAAAGACCACTCATTGGTGAATTCTCTGATCAGAGTGCTGCAGACTTTACAGGAGTTCAACATCACCTTGGAGGCTTCGCTTGTCAAAGGCGTTGGTGTCTAG
- the dennd5a gene encoding DENN domain-containing protein 5A isoform X2: MTTGFSSNSCRFADYFVICGLDTESGLEPDELSALCQYIEATKFRDGARGNLASAEEGENFEQSPLRRTFKSKVLAHYPENVEWSPFDQDAVGMLCMPKGLSFRTQVDLREPQFHSFIITREDGSRTYGFALTFYEEVTSKQICSAMQTLYHMHNAEQYDILHTPASPRGLPPRPLAHPALHAAPAISRLQRFNSYDISRDTLYVSKCICLIAPMAFPQACRKILQQLHRAVSSPQPPPLPLESYVYNILYEVPLPPAGRSLKFSGVYGPVVCQRPSTTELPLFDFPVREVFELLGVENVLQLFTCALLEIQILLYSQHYQRLMTVAESITALMFPFQWQHVYVPILPASLLHFLDAPVPYMMGLHSNGQDDRTKLELPQEANLCFVDIDNHFIELPEDLPQFPNKLEFIQEISEVLMNFGVSPEGSLRCSEGPAKTKGFRSIDAVTDKRNGNLAGSPLNSYLLRENETIARLQALVKRTGVSLEKLDVKDDASGNKDPRAQCDEEELKMHQLNIQVREVFSNRFTQMFADYEVFVIQPSQDKESWFSNREQMQNFDKASFLSDQPEPYLPFLSRFLETQMFASFIDIKILCHDDEDKEHTLRVFDTRVDKIRMLNVRTPTLRTSMYQKCTGIDEADKHLKKRYEKVDFVAPEPHPIGLGSHNDEPKKAIEMRMMKIDHTALHPHLLDMKIGQGRYEQGFFPRLQADVLSTGPTSNKWAKRSAPAQWRRKDRQKQHAEHLYLDNDQREHVECLQLLLFLDYYWLSQSFKPCLKSVTVDVKYIQEARNLGTTIRQPKLSNLSPSVIAQTNWKFVEGLLKECRNKTKRMLVEKMGREAVELGHGEVSITGVEENTLIASLCDLLERIWSHGLQVKQGKSALWSHLLHYQESKEKKEVTPGCLGPPGLIHNTERRKSDAGSAMPPLKVSLIQDMRHIQNIGEIKTDVGKARAWVRLSMEKKLLSRHLKQLLSDHELTKKLYKRYAFLRCDDEKEQFLYHLLSFNAVDYFCFTNVFTTIMIPYHVLVIPSKKLGGSMFTANPWVCVSGELAETGVLQVPKNTLEITFECQNLGKLTTVQMGHDNSGLYAKWLVECVMVRNEITGHAYKFPCGRWLGKGVDDGSLERILVGELITPSTENDERMCRTPPMQQSPGMMRRFVTISPNSKPKLNTGQIQEGVGEAINGIVKHFHKPEKERGSLTLLLCGEYGLVWALEQVFQHGFKSPRLFKNVFIWDFLEKSQGYFESAEQREVTPDENWQTRVRHFCRFMRAINSTSRNIGKDGKFQMLVCLGARDHLLHHWIALLADCPITAQMYEDTALIKDHSLVNSLIRVLQTLQEFNITLEASLVKGVGV; this comes from the exons CTTTATGCCAGTATATAGAGGCTACTAAATTCAGAGATGGGGCCAGAGGGAACTTGGCGAGTGCGGAAGAAG GTGAGAATTTTGAGCAGAGTCCCCTGCGGAGAACCTTCAAATCCAAAGTTCTAGCGCACTACCCCGAGAACGTGGAGTGGAGTCCCTTTGACCAGGATGCCGTCGGCATG ctgtgtATGCCAAAAGGGCTGTCGTTCAGGACGCAGGTGGACCTGCGCGAGCCCCAGTTCCACTCCTTCATCATCACCCGGGAGGACGGCTCGCGCACCTACGGCTTCGCCCTCACCTTCTACGAGGAGGTGACCAGCAAGCAGATCTGCAGCGCCATGCAGACCCTCTACCACATGCACAACGCCGAGCAGTACGACATCCTGCACACCCCCGCCTCCCCGCGCGGCCTcccgccccgccccctcgcCCACCCCGCGCTGCACGCCGCGCCCGCCATCTCCCGCCTGCAGCGCTTCAACTCCTACGACATCAGCCGCGACACCCTCTACGTCTCCAAGTGCATCTGCCTGATCGCCCCCATGGCCTTCCCCCAGGCCTGCCGGAAGATCCTGCAGCAGCTCCACCGGGCCGTCTCCTCCCCGcagcccccgcccctccccctggaGAGCTACGTCTACAACATCCTGTACGAGGTGCCCCTGCCGCCCGCCGGACGCTCCCTCAAGTTCTCGGGCGTGTACGGCCCCGTGGTGTGCCAGCGGCCCAGCACCACGGAGCTGCCCCTCTTCGACTTCCCCGTCAGAGAGGTGTTCGAGCTGCTGGGCGTGGAGAACGTGCTGCAGCTGTTCACCTGCGCCCTTCTGGAGATCCAGATCCTGCTCTACTCCCAGC actACCAGAGGCTGATGACGGTGGCGGAGAGCATCACAGCCTTGATGTTCCCGTTCCAGTGGCAGCACGTGTACGTGCCCATCCTGCCCGCCTCGCTGCTGCACTTCCTGGACGCCCCCGTGCCTTACATGATGGGCCTGCACTCCAACGGCCAGGACGACCGCACCAAGCTGGAGCTGCCGCAGGAG GCCAACCTGTGTTTTGTGGACATTGACAACCACTTCATCGAGCTGCCCGAGGACCTGCCTCAGTTCCCCAACAAGCTGGAGTTCATCCAGGAGATCTCCGAGGTCCTCATGAACTTTGGGGTCTCTCCTGAAGGCAGCCTGCGCTGCAGCGAGGGCCCCGCCAAGACCAAAGGCTTCCGCTCCATCGACGCGGTGACCGACAAGCGCAACGGGAACCTGGCGGGTTCGCCCCTCAACTCCTACCTGCTGCGGGAGAACGAGACCATCGCCAGGCTGCAGGCCCTGGTGAAGAGGACTGGAGTCAGCCTGGAGAAG cTGGATGTGAAGGATGACGCCAGTGGGAACAAGGACCCGAGGGCCCAGTGTGacgaggaggagctgaagatgCACCAGCTCAACATCCAGGTGCGGGAGGTCTTCTCCAACCGCTTCACCCAGATGTTCGCCGACTACGAGGTGTTCGTCATCCAGCCCAGCCAGGACAAGGAGTCCTGGTTCAGCAACCGGGAGCAGATGCAGAACTTCGACAAG GCCTCCTTCCTGTCCGACCAGCCCGAGCCCTACCTGCCCTTCCTGTCCCGCTTTCTGGAGACCCAGATGTTCGCCTCCTTCATCGACATCAAGATCCTTTGCCACGACGACGAGGACAAGGAGCACACGCTGAGGGTGTTTGACACGCGCGTCGACAAGATCCGCATGCTGAACGTGCGCACGCCCACCTTGCGCACCTCCATGTACCAGAAGTGCACCGGCATCGACGAGGCTG ATAAACACCTTAAAAAGCGGTATGAGAAAGTCGATTTTGTCGCTCCTGAACCTCACCCCATTGGTCTAGGGAGCCACAATGACGAACCTA aGAAGGCCATTGAGATGCGTATGATGAAGATCGACCACAcggccctccacccccaccttctgGACATGAAGATCGGCCAGGGCCGCTACGAGCAGGGCTTCTTCCCCCGGCTGCAGGCTGACGTGCTCTCCACCGGCCCCACCAGCAACAA gtggGCTAAGCGGAGCGCCCCGGctcagtggaggaggaaggacagaCAGAAGCAGCACGCTGAACACTTGTACCTGGACAACGACCAGcgagag CATGTGGAGtgcctccagctcctgctgtTTCTAGACTACTACTGGCTGTCCCAGTCCTTCAAGCCCTGTCTAAAGTCCGTCACTGTCGATGTG AAGTACATCCAGGAGGCCAGGAACCTGGGCACCACCATCAGGCAGCCCAAGCTGTCCAACCTCTCCCCCTCGGTCATCGCCCAGACCAACTGGAAGTTTGTGGAAGGCCTGCTGAAGGAGTGCAGGAACAAG accaaGCGTATGCTGGTGGAGAAGATGGGACGGGAGGCGGTGGAGCTGGGCCACGGCGAGGTGAGCATCACAGGTGTGGAGGAGAACACCCTCATCGCCAGCCTCTGTGACTTGCTGGAGAGGATCTGGAGCCACGGGCTGCAGGTCAAACAG GGTAAATCAGCCCTGTGGTCCCACCTGCTCCACTACCAGGAGagcaaggagaagaaggaggtcaCACCTGGGTGTCTGGGTCCCC caggTCTCATCCACAACACAGAGAGACGTAAATCGGACGCTGGCTCGGCCATGCCGCCCCTCAAGGTCTCCCTGATCCAGGATATGAG GCACATCCAGAACATCGGGGAGATCAAGACGGATGTGGGCAAGGCCAGGGCGTGGGTGCGCCTCTCCATGGAGAAGAAGCTGCTCTCCAGGCACCTCAAGCAGCTGCTGTCCGACCACGAGCTGACCAA GAAACTCTACAAGCGTTATGCTTTTCTGCGCTGCGACGACGAGAAAGAGCAgttcctctaccacctcctgtCCTTCAATGCCGTGGACTACTTCTGCTTCACCAATGTCTTCACCACCATCA TGATCCCCTATCATGTGCTGGTGATCCCCAGCAAGAAGCTAGGGGGGTCCATGTTCACAGCTaacccctgggtgtgtgtgtcgggggagcTGGCTGAAACTGGGGTGCTCCAGGTCCCCAAGAACACACTGGAGATCACCTTTGAG TGCCAGAATCTGGGCAAGCTGACTACAGTTCAGATGGGCCATGATAACTCAGGGCTGTACGCCAAGTGGCTGGTAGAGTGTGTCATGGTCCGAAATGAGATCACTGGCCATGCTTACAA ATTCCCCTGTGGCCGGTGGCTGGGTAAGGGGGTGGACGATGGCAGTTTGGAGAGGATCCTAGTGGGAGAGCTGATCACCCCCAGCACGGAGAACGACGAGCGCATGTGTCGCACCCCCCCCATGCAGCAGTCCCCCGGCATGATGAGGAGGTTTGTCACCATCTCACCAAACAGCAAACCAA AGTTgaacacaggtcaaatacagGAGGGGGTAGGCGAGGCCATCAATGGGATTGTGAAGCACTTCCACAAGCCAGAGAAGGAG AGGGGAAGTCTGACTCTTCTGCTATGTGGGGAATATGGCCTGGTCTGGGCTTTGGAGCAGGTGTTTCAGCATGGCTTCAAGTCACCACGCCTCTTCAAGAATGTCTTCATTTGGGACTTCTTAG AAAAATCCCAAGGGTACTTTGAGAGTGCAGAGCAGCGGGAGGTGACTCCAGATGAGAACTGGCAGACCCGAGTTCGTCATTTCTGTCGCTTTATGCGTGCCATCAACAGTACGTCCAGAAACATAGGCAAAGATGGAAAGTTCCAGATGCTTGTCTGCCTGGGTGCCAG GGACCATTTACTGCACCACTGGATCGCTCTGCTCGCCGACTGTCCAATCACAGCCCAGATGTATGAGGACACTGCTCTGATTAAAGACCACTCATTGGTGAATTCTCTGATCAGAGTGCTGCAGACTTTACAGGAGTTCAACATCACCTTGGAGGCTTCGCTTGTCAAAGGCGTTGGTGTCTAG